The Verrucomicrobiia bacterium genome has a segment encoding these proteins:
- a CDS encoding tetratricopeptide repeat protein, producing the protein MKRPGLILLGLWVMAFSLVTFISPRQLAWAEQSSRGQTLIARLMGGSRELFSNQIFAKGDAYMHSGYYPTIFDTKKLHAPKEGESADDHSGHKHDENGRCVTGEGVTDILGKPKDWIDTFSRHFYITTHSHLEQGKEREVLPWLKLAAEMDPNQVDIYTVAAYWLRTTMGKPKEAEEFLREGLRNNPNHPELLLELGKIYLESHKDVDRARNIWELAKMRWYKVEAPKENADTLMLEQIVARLADMEYKAGNYTNALVNYQLLRQLSPVPKVIDEHIKKTQEMIDSGGKAQP; encoded by the coding sequence ATGAAGCGTCCCGGCCTCATATTGCTTGGTCTCTGGGTGATGGCGTTCTCGCTTGTCACCTTTATTTCCCCCCGTCAGCTCGCATGGGCGGAACAGTCTTCGCGTGGCCAGACTTTGATCGCACGCTTGATGGGCGGCAGCCGTGAACTGTTCTCCAACCAGATCTTTGCCAAGGGTGATGCCTACATGCACAGCGGTTATTACCCGACCATTTTCGATACCAAGAAACTGCACGCTCCCAAAGAGGGTGAATCCGCTGACGATCATTCCGGGCACAAGCATGATGAGAACGGGCGCTGTGTCACCGGTGAAGGAGTGACGGACATCCTCGGCAAACCCAAGGACTGGATTGATACCTTTAGCCGGCATTTCTACATCACCACGCATTCTCATCTGGAGCAGGGCAAGGAGCGCGAGGTGCTGCCTTGGTTGAAGCTGGCTGCGGAGATGGATCCCAATCAGGTGGATATTTATACCGTGGCTGCATACTGGCTCCGCACGACGATGGGCAAACCCAAGGAAGCTGAGGAATTTCTCCGAGAAGGTCTGCGTAATAATCCGAACCATCCCGAACTGTTGCTCGAACTGGGGAAAATCTATCTGGAGAGTCACAAAGATGTGGATCGCGCTCGCAATATCTGGGAACTCGCCAAGATGCGCTGGTATAAAGTCGAAGCGCCGAAGGAAAATGCCGATACCCTCATGTTGGAACAGATCGTGGCACGGCTGGCGGATATGGAATACAAGGCGGGCAATTACACGAACGCCTTGGTGAACTACCAGCTCTTGCGTCAGCTTTCACCCGTGCCCAAGGTCATCGATGAGCATATCAAGAAGACGCAGGAGATGATCGATAGCGGAGGGAAGGCGCAGCCATAG